From a single Myotis daubentonii chromosome 5, mMyoDau2.1, whole genome shotgun sequence genomic region:
- the PLVAP gene encoding plasmalemma vesicle-associated protein — MGLAMEHGGAYTRAGRSSRGCWYYLRYFFLFVSLIQFLIILGLVLFMVYGNVHESTESNLQATKHRAESLHNQLQGLSGSHINLTKELNLTARARDSIMQMLLVARRDVDRINASFRQCLADRNVYMNNQKYMAAIILSEKQCQEQLKETNNSCNALLLELNQKTKMLEVELAKEKAVCAKDKEGLGLSKRIVEEQLAECGKAQEQQRQERQLAESHLQKVQSLCVPLDKDKLAVDLRNLWRDSIIPRTLDALSYSPYHTIGSDLVSIRTRCDQMPNIMGTKVEELAQSLRSGIQRVAQENADLQRQKLEVEQALRASQEAKEKMAKEAQAREAKLQAECARQTQLALEEKAALRKERDNQAKELEEKKREAEHLKIQLSVSNSALDTCIKAKSLPMSMPRPVAPAPNPQPIDPASLEEFKKRVLESQWPPASNAVASSG; from the exons ATGGGCCTGGCCATGGAGCACGGAGGGGCCTATACTCGGGCAGGGCGCAGCTCTCGGGGCTGCTGGTATTACCTGCGCTACTTCTTCCTCTTCGTCTCACTCATCCAGTTCCTCATCATCCTGGGCCTGGTCCTCTTCATGGTCTATGGCAACGTGCACGAGAGCACCGAGTCCAACCTACAGGCCACCAAGCACCGGGCTGAGAGCCTGCACAACCAGCTCCAGGGGCTCTCGGGAAGCCACATCAACCTGACCAAGGAGCTCAACCTCACCGCCCGCGCCAGGGATAGCATCATGCAGATGCTGCTGGTTGCCCGCCGAGACGTGGACCGGATCAATGCCAGCTTCCGCCAGTGCCTGGCCGACCGG AATGTCTACATGAACAACCAGAAGTACATGGCCGCCATTATCCTGAGCGAGAAACAATGCCAAGAACAGCTCAAGGAGACTAACAACAGCTGCAACG ccctgctcctcgAGCTGAACCAGAAGACCAAGATGCTAGAGGTGGAGCTGGCCAAGGAGAAGGCCGTGTGCGCCAAGGACAAGGAGGGTCTGGGGCTGAGCAAGCGGATAGTGGAGGAGCAACTGGCCGAATGCGGCAAGGCCcaggagcagcagcggcaggagcgACAGCTGGCCGAGAGTCATCTGCAGAAGGTGCAGTCCCTCTGCGTCCCACTGGACAAGGACAAGTTGGCGGTGGACCTGCGCAACCTCTGGAGGGACTCCATCATCCCGCGCACCCTCGACGCACTAAGCTACAGCCCATACCATACCATCGGCTCCGACCTGGTCTCCATCCGGACCAGATGCGACCAGATGCCTAACATCATGGGCACCAAGGTGGAGGAGCTGGCCCAGAGCCTGCGGTCTGGCATCCAGCGTGTGGCCCAAGAGAACGCAGACCTCCAGCGCCAGAAGCTGGAGGTGGAGCAGGCCCTGCGGGCCAGTCAGGAAGCCAAGGAGAAGATGgcgaaggaggcccaggccagggaggccaAGCTACAGGCCGAGTGTGCCAGGCAGACCCAGCTAGCGCTGGAGGAGAAGGCAGCGCTGCGGAAGGAGCGAGACAACCAGGCCAAGGAGCTGGAGGAGAAGAAGCGGGAGGCCGAGCACCTCAAGATACAGCTGTCGGTCAGCAACTCCGCGCTGGACACCTGCATCAAGGCCAAG TCGCTGCCGATGTCTATGCCAAGACCTGTtgctcctgcccccaacccccagcctaTCG acccagccagcctggaGGAATTCAAGAAGAGGGTCCTGGAGTCCCAGTGGCCCCCTGCAAGCAACGCCGTCGCATCCAG TGGCTGA
- the GTPBP3 gene encoding tRNA modification GTPase GTPBP3, mitochondrial — MWRGLWTLVARAARGPCRPCARQGSGAPAPGSGATIFALSSGQGRCGIAVIRTSGPASGHALRSLTAPRELPRARSASLRLLTDPRSGEPLDRALVLWFPGPHSFTGEDCAEFHVHGGPAVVSGVLQALGRVPGLRPAEAGEFTRRAFAHGKLSLTEVEGLADLIHAETEAQRRQALRQLDGELGQLCGGWAETLTKALAHVEAYIDFGEDDNLEEGILERADSQVRELEVALDTHLRDARRGQRLRSGAHVVVTGPPNAGKSSLVNLLSRKPVSIVSPEPGTTRDVLETPVDLAGFPALLSDTAGLREGQGPVEQEGVRRARERLEQADLILAVLDASDLASPSSCNFLDTVVTPAVARSPNGNSQRLLLVLNKSDLLPPGGPDLSPELPPHLLLSCLTGEGLDGLLEALRKELAIVCGNPSTGPPLLTRARHQHHLQGCLDALGHYKQATDVALAAEALRVARGHLARLHGGGGTEEILDIIFRDFCVGK, encoded by the exons ATGTGGCGGGGGCTCTGGACGCTGGTAGCCCGGGCGGCACGTGGGCCTTGCAG ACCGTGCGCGCGCCAGGGCAGCGGCGCCCCGGCTCCTGGGTCCGGGGCCACCATCTTCGCGCTGAGCTCTGGCCAAGGCCGCTGTGGCATCGCCGTGATCCGGACCAGCGGTCCTGCCAGCGGGCACGCCCTCCGCAGCTTGACTGCACCCCGGGAGCTGCCCCGCGCCCGCAGCGCCAGCCTGCGCCTGCTCACCGACCCCCGCTCCGGGGAGCCGCTGGACCGCGCCTTAGTGCTCTGGTTCCCAG GTCCCCACAGTTTCACGGGTGAGGACTGTGCGGAGTTCCACGTGCATGGAGGCCCGGCAGTGGTGAGTGGCGTCCTGCAGGCCCTGG GCAGGGTGCCAGGGCTGCGGCCTGCGGAGGCGGGTGAGTTCACCAGACGGGCCTTTGCCCACGGGAAGCTGAGCTTGACGGAGGTGGAGGGGCTGGCGGATCTGATCCATGCGGAGACGGAGGCGCAGCGGCGGCAGGCCCTGAGGCAGCTGGACGGGGAGCTGGGTCAGCTCTGCGGTGGCTGGGCGGAGACCCTCACTAAG gctctggCCCATGTGGAGGCCTATATCGACTTTGGGGAGGATGACAACCTGGAGGAGGGCATCCTGGAGCGAG CTGACAGCCAAGTGCGGGAGCTCGAAGTGGCACTGGACACACATCTGCGAGATGCCAGGCGCGGGCAGCGGCTGCGCTCAGGGGCGCACGTGGTGGTCACGGGACCCCCCAACGCGGGCAAGAGCAGCCTAGTAAACCTACTCA gccggAAGCCAGTGTCCATCGTGTCCCCAGAGCCGGGGACCACCCGTGACGTGCTGGAGACCCCTGTCGACCTGGCCGGGTTCCCAGCGCTGCTGAGCGACACGGCAGGGTTGCGGGAGGGTCAGGGGCCGGTGGAGCAGGAGGGTGTGCGGCGCGCCCGAGAGAG GCTGGAGCAGGCTGACCTCATCCTGGCCGTGCTCGACGCCTCTGACCTGGCCTCTCCATCCAGCTGCAACTTCCTGGACACGGTTGTCACCCCCGCGGTAGCTCGGAGCCCCAATGGGAACAGCCAGCGCCTCTTGCTGGTGCTGAACAAGTCGGAcctgctgccccctgggggtccaGACCTCAGCCCTGAGCTGCCCCCCCACCTGCTGCTGTCCTGCCTGACCGGGGAGGGGCTGGACGGCCTCCTGGAGGCATTGAGGAAGGAGCTGGCTATAGT GTGTGGGAACCCATCCACAGGCCCACCACTTCTGACGCGGGCAAGGCACCAACATCACCTCCAGGGTTGCCTGGATGCCCTTGGCCACTATAAGCAAGCTACAGATGTGGCCCTGGCCGCCGAGGCGCTGCGCGTCGCCCGGGGACACCTGGCCCGCCTCCACGGTGGAGGGGGCACCGAGGAGATCCTGGACATCATCTTCCGGGACTTCTGCGTGGGCAAATGA